In Verrucomicrobiia bacterium, the following are encoded in one genomic region:
- a CDS encoding RtcB family protein: MNTKDLIRLGVPPGEATRRGVDFISRYILKGLDKAKLQEEAEAIVKDPARFVEDELRGEFAKALVRTRSAGALRQTRAGWQQWGEGLEPEAVNQMARACQLPVAVRGALMPDAHVGYGLPIGGVLATENAVIPYAVGVDIACRMKLTVLDLPLRELDRKREKLIKAIEAETRFGVGATFKDRRQHAVMDEDWNVTTITKHNKDRGWAQLGTSGSGNHFVEFGVFTVPEGGDALSEAPAVLGETGQAVAPVPLRGTPAALGLAPGVYVALLSHSGSRGSGAAVCDRYSNIAMDLHADLPKEHKHLAWLSMDSAEGQEYWAAMELMGRYAAANHELIHKHIAEHLGLEVLLDVENHHNFAWKERHVIEGVEREVIVHRKGATPAGEGVLGIIPGSMATPGFLVRGKGNAASLQSASHGAGRVMSRRKATESFEWSKVNRLLKDRGVHLISAGIDEVPGVYKDIHQVMEAQKDLVEVLGQFDPKLVKMAQAGERAED, encoded by the coding sequence ATGAACACGAAAGATTTGATTCGGTTGGGGGTGCCGCCGGGGGAGGCGACGCGGCGTGGGGTGGATTTTATTTCGCGGTATATCTTGAAGGGGTTGGATAAAGCCAAGCTGCAAGAGGAGGCGGAGGCGATTGTGAAGGATCCGGCGCGGTTCGTGGAGGATGAGTTGCGCGGGGAGTTTGCAAAGGCACTTGTGCGGACGCGGTCGGCGGGGGCGTTGCGGCAGACGCGTGCGGGGTGGCAGCAGTGGGGCGAGGGGCTGGAGCCGGAGGCGGTGAACCAGATGGCGCGGGCGTGTCAGCTGCCGGTGGCGGTGCGCGGGGCATTGATGCCGGATGCGCATGTGGGCTACGGCCTGCCGATCGGGGGGGTGCTGGCGACGGAGAACGCGGTGATCCCGTATGCGGTGGGAGTGGATATCGCGTGCCGGATGAAGTTGACGGTGCTGGATCTGCCCTTGCGGGAGCTGGATCGGAAGCGGGAGAAGTTGATCAAGGCGATCGAGGCGGAGACGCGGTTCGGCGTGGGGGCGACGTTCAAGGATCGTCGGCAGCATGCAGTGATGGATGAGGACTGGAATGTGACGACGATTACGAAGCATAACAAGGATCGTGGCTGGGCGCAGCTGGGGACGAGCGGGAGCGGGAATCATTTTGTGGAGTTTGGGGTGTTTACTGTTCCTGAAGGTGGAGATGCATTGTCTGAGGCACCTGCGGTGCTGGGGGAGACTGGACAGGCGGTGGCGCCTGTCCCACTACGGGGAACGCCTGCGGCGTTGGGGCTGGCGCCGGGGGTGTATGTGGCTTTGTTGAGCCATAGCGGGAGCCGAGGCTCGGGGGCGGCGGTGTGTGATCGGTATAGCAACATCGCGATGGATCTGCATGCGGACTTGCCGAAGGAGCATAAGCATTTGGCGTGGTTGTCCATGGATTCGGCAGAGGGGCAGGAGTATTGGGCGGCGATGGAGTTGATGGGGCGTTATGCAGCGGCGAATCATGAGTTGATCCATAAGCACATCGCGGAGCATCTCGGACTGGAGGTGTTATTGGATGTGGAGAATCACCATAACTTTGCGTGGAAGGAGCGGCATGTCATCGAGGGCGTGGAGCGCGAGGTGATCGTGCATCGGAAGGGGGCGACGCCGGCGGGTGAGGGTGTGCTGGGGATTATCCCGGGATCGATGGCGACGCCGGGATTCTTGGTGCGCGGGAAGGGGAATGCGGCATCGCTGCAATCGGCCTCGCATGGGGCGGGTCGCGTGATGAGCCGGAGGAAGGCGACGGAGAGCTTCGAGTGGAGCAAGGTGAATCGCCTCTTGAAGGATCGCGGGGTGCATCTGATCTCGGCGGGTATCGATGAGGTGCCGGGCGTGTATAAGGACATCCATCAGGTGATGGAGGCGCAGAAGGACTTGGTGGAGGTGCTGGGGCAGTTCGATCCGAAGCTAGTGAAGATGGCGCAGGCGGGGGAGAGGGCGGAAGACTAA
- a CDS encoding ABC transporter permease subunit, with protein sequence MTVLPIVERELRVGARNPLFYRSRFMTPMVGAIIFLFIAYSLYKGAPAQMMGKTLLYICFGLIFAGCLFAGISLTADSISREKREGTLGFLFLTDLKGYDIVLGKLVSSSISGVYAAFGILPIVSVIFLMGGVEFWTVAKLVVSCVNALFLSLSAGLLASVLCVNERKSQGLASVLMVIMLLGGPLLGLLWFWATGALETAGQTNWGPFILLNPLATFATSVGSFSGGLPAFIISNAAVHGVGWVFLGVACWLAPKTWQEKGTTKRESKLKAVWRDIVYGKGAKMEGDRAAKLDINAIHWLTTRDRWAGWWVWGLWGLIVLGFVSVVALVGRDALDPSMAIVFTLVLNAAMKLSMAGEACRWIARDRQNGVLELVLTTSMSVDDILEGQWVSLRKLYLKPFIATVMVEFIFAVICLSTERLDLDEFFGAVYMMGVFVAMMFADYRAIGWAGMWKGLSTMPVEKSRQQTVSAVLALPWLFFYLALIPTACVLGGFAFFLLWPAAMLGTAGWWIQHSKRRLYEEFRTRAMERYSPVKKTPFFQMIGDTLDAIVTPGGKTKS encoded by the coding sequence ATGACGGTGTTACCCATAGTGGAACGGGAGTTAAGGGTAGGGGCGAGGAATCCGCTCTTTTACCGGAGCCGTTTCATGACGCCGATGGTCGGAGCGATCATTTTTCTCTTTATCGCGTACAGTCTCTACAAAGGTGCTCCTGCGCAGATGATGGGAAAGACGCTCTTGTATATCTGCTTCGGGCTGATTTTCGCAGGGTGTCTCTTCGCCGGGATTTCGCTTACGGCGGATTCCATCAGCCGGGAGAAGCGGGAAGGGACATTGGGTTTTCTCTTTCTGACGGATCTGAAGGGATATGACATCGTACTGGGTAAGCTGGTATCGTCTTCCATCAGCGGGGTGTATGCGGCGTTCGGGATATTGCCGATCGTGAGTGTGATTTTTCTGATGGGTGGGGTGGAGTTTTGGACGGTGGCGAAGCTGGTGGTGAGTTGCGTGAATGCGCTGTTTCTGTCGTTGAGCGCGGGTTTGCTAGCATCGGTGCTTTGCGTGAATGAGCGAAAGTCGCAGGGTTTGGCTTCCGTGCTGATGGTGATCATGCTTTTGGGTGGGCCGCTTTTGGGGTTGCTCTGGTTTTGGGCAACGGGAGCGCTGGAGACGGCGGGCCAGACGAATTGGGGACCGTTTATATTGCTCAACCCCTTGGCGACATTCGCCACGTCTGTGGGTTCATTTTCAGGAGGGCTGCCGGCATTTATTATCTCCAATGCGGCAGTGCATGGGGTAGGTTGGGTGTTTCTCGGTGTGGCTTGCTGGTTGGCACCAAAGACCTGGCAAGAGAAGGGAACGACTAAGCGAGAATCCAAACTGAAGGCCGTTTGGCGGGACATCGTATATGGTAAGGGAGCGAAGATGGAGGGAGATCGTGCAGCAAAGCTGGATATCAATGCGATCCACTGGCTGACGACCCGGGATCGCTGGGCAGGATGGTGGGTATGGGGATTGTGGGGGCTCATTGTGCTGGGGTTTGTGTCGGTGGTTGCTTTGGTAGGGAGAGATGCATTGGATCCATCAATGGCAATAGTTTTTACCCTAGTGCTGAATGCGGCGATGAAGCTGTCCATGGCCGGAGAGGCTTGCCGATGGATCGCACGTGACCGGCAGAACGGGGTGCTCGAATTGGTGCTGACGACATCCATGAGTGTGGACGATATCTTGGAGGGGCAATGGGTGTCGTTGCGTAAACTATACCTGAAACCGTTCATCGCGACGGTAATGGTTGAATTTATATTCGCAGTGATCTGCCTGAGCACCGAAAGGCTGGATTTGGATGAGTTTTTTGGTGCGGTCTACATGATGGGCGTATTCGTAGCGATGATGTTTGCGGATTACCGGGCGATCGGCTGGGCGGGCATGTGGAAAGGGCTCTCGACGATGCCGGTGGAGAAGTCGCGACAGCAGACAGTTAGTGCAGTGCTCGCGTTACCCTGGCTCTTTTTCTATCTCGCCCTGATTCCGACGGCGTGCGTGCTGGGCGGCTTTGCCTTTTTCCTGCTTTGGCCGGCTGCGATGCTGGGCACTGCGGGGTGGTGGATACAGCATTCCAAAAGGAGGTTGTATGAGGAGTTTAGGACGCGGGCCATGGAACGGTACAGCCCGGTGAAGAAGACACCCTTCTTCCAGATGATCGGAGACACGTTGGATGCCATCGTAACGCCGGGAGGGAAGACAAAGTCATGA
- a CDS encoding histidinol-phosphatase HisJ family protein, whose product MSKPADYHMHTPLCRHAVGEPVDYAARALAVGLDEIGFSDHSPMARDDFDDWRMRIDQLDEYVEKVRKAQRDYPQLTIRLSLEVDYLPGHEDWIRDLTARHPWDYLIGSVHYVSDSWDVDNPYKLSQWKNRDPFEVWSVYFDRLTMAAESSLFEIIGHPDLPKKFGHRPQQDCTPLFKRFLAAAKKTGTAFELNTAGLRKDCREIYPSRSFLELAIAEGVPITFGADAHKPEEVGADFEAAISLARSVGYTQTLRFEKRQKRSVNF is encoded by the coding sequence ATGTCGAAACCGGCCGATTACCACATGCACACGCCGTTGTGCCGCCATGCCGTTGGCGAACCCGTTGACTACGCCGCCCGTGCCCTGGCCGTCGGGCTGGATGAGATCGGCTTCTCCGATCACTCGCCCATGGCACGCGATGACTTCGATGACTGGCGCATGCGCATCGATCAGTTGGATGAGTATGTGGAAAAAGTCCGCAAGGCCCAGCGCGACTACCCGCAACTCACCATTCGCCTCTCCCTCGAGGTAGACTACCTGCCCGGCCACGAAGACTGGATCCGCGACCTCACCGCCCGTCATCCGTGGGACTACCTCATCGGCTCGGTCCACTACGTCTCGGACAGTTGGGACGTGGACAACCCCTACAAGCTTTCTCAGTGGAAGAATCGCGATCCCTTTGAAGTCTGGAGCGTTTACTTCGACCGCCTGACCATGGCCGCCGAATCCAGCCTCTTCGAGATCATCGGCCATCCCGATCTGCCGAAGAAGTTCGGCCATCGTCCACAACAAGACTGCACCCCGCTCTTTAAACGCTTTCTTGCCGCCGCCAAGAAAACCGGCACCGCCTTTGAACTGAACACCGCCGGTCTCCGCAAAGACTGCCGCGAGATCTACCCCAGCCGTTCTTTCCTCGAACTCGCCATCGCTGAAGGTGTCCCTATCACCTTCGGTGCCGACGCGCACAAGCCCGAGGAAGTCGGTGCTGATTTCGAAGCCGCCATCTCCCTCGCTCGTTCCGTCGGCTACACCCAGACCCTGCGTTTTGAAAAGCGCCAGAAACGTTCAGTTAATTTCTAA
- a CDS encoding DUF3500 domain-containing protein, translating to MPQKTVACPDCDSSLSRRDFIKTSALGVAALAAAPELLAKDKALPKSEALVVDLYGTLSEEQKKTVCFPFGHELQSKVDNNWHITKPTLTDFYTKDQQEMVKQIFLGLHSEEYAQTVIGQVAHDSGAAGFGASSLAIFGEPGKGKFQFVLTGRHCTRRCDNDSVPGVAFGGPIFYGHAAKSFNEDPNHEGNVYWYQAKRANEVFKALDGKQREVALLGESRAERGTRTVALTGKKSGLPGIRVGDMSKDQRELVQKVMSDLLMPFRKSDSEEAMKYMKKQGVENLHMAFYKDEDVGKDGLWDVWQIEGPSMVWYFRGDPHVHTWVHVKETV from the coding sequence ATGCCCCAAAAGACCGTTGCCTGTCCGGACTGCGACTCATCCTTGAGCCGCCGTGATTTCATCAAGACTTCTGCATTAGGTGTGGCTGCTTTGGCGGCCGCACCGGAGTTGCTGGCGAAGGATAAGGCGTTGCCGAAGTCGGAGGCGTTGGTGGTGGATCTTTATGGGACGTTAAGCGAGGAGCAAAAGAAGACGGTGTGCTTTCCGTTCGGGCATGAGCTGCAATCCAAGGTGGATAACAACTGGCATATCACGAAGCCGACGCTAACGGATTTCTACACGAAGGACCAGCAGGAGATGGTGAAACAAATATTCTTGGGGCTGCACAGTGAGGAGTATGCGCAGACTGTGATCGGGCAAGTGGCGCATGACAGTGGTGCGGCAGGTTTTGGCGCGAGTTCACTCGCCATCTTCGGCGAACCGGGCAAAGGTAAATTCCAGTTCGTACTGACGGGTCGGCATTGCACGCGGCGGTGTGATAATGATTCGGTTCCGGGTGTCGCGTTCGGTGGGCCGATCTTTTACGGACATGCGGCGAAGAGTTTCAATGAAGACCCGAACCACGAAGGGAACGTGTATTGGTATCAGGCGAAGCGGGCGAATGAGGTGTTCAAGGCTCTAGATGGAAAACAGCGCGAAGTGGCGTTGCTCGGTGAAAGTCGGGCTGAAAGAGGGACTAGGACTGTAGCACTCACGGGCAAGAAGTCAGGGTTGCCAGGCATCCGCGTGGGGGACATGAGCAAGGATCAACGGGAGCTGGTGCAGAAGGTGATGTCTGACTTGCTGATGCCGTTCCGTAAATCTGACAGCGAAGAGGCGATGAAGTATATGAAGAAGCAGGGGGTGGAGAACCTGCATATGGCTTTCTACAAGGATGAGGATGTGGGCAAAGATGGGTTATGGGATGTGTGGCAGATCGAGGGGCCGTCCATGGTATGGTATTTCCGCGGTGATCCACATGTGCATACGTGGGTGCATGTGAAGGAGACTGTGTAG